The following nucleotide sequence is from Sparus aurata chromosome 22, fSpaAur1.1, whole genome shotgun sequence.
CCTTAACTTTACATATTCAGAGCagagtggttaaaaaaaaacaaaaaacaaaaaaaataacatcgGTTCAGCTTACACTTGGACCAAAAAGTATCTGGAAATACTTAGTACGCTCAAATCAGCATGTGGATCCATTTCCCGACTGAGATTATAGATATAAAAGTACCATTTTAGACGATGAATTCTATATATTTGGAATATTAAATAATGGTGTTTACTTTCCTGCAACAGACATCACTGCATTATATCATGAATTAGATATAAGATTTAAAAAGGTATTTGCAATTACTATTTGACCCAAGTTCACGTCTCGAGATACAGTGCACACAGTGCCTGCAGCAAGTGTAAAAAGACAGTCAGTACAAACGCCTTACAGAGGTAACGGAGCGGAGTCAGAACAGTACATTGGCACCGTGGTAATGCCGAATGGGTGTATTAACCCAATCTGACCCTGACACTGGGTGAAAgatgaaacaggaaacaagctGCTACGAcaacgtgagtgtgtgtttgagtacGCTGGTatggctgaagaaaaaaaactaaaaaacaggCAGAAACTGTACGAAAACCTTGTCCAAGGTAATGATGAGCTCCAgtacaaaatgtgtttcacagACAGACCAAGTTGCTGTTAAGGCTTTGTTGTAGTATGAGCTTGTAAAGTGAGGTTCTCCGATAGATAAGTGCACCCATTAAGTTGTTACAAAGGCAACACCAGTGTAAGAGTTGCGTTTCCCCAATATCCAGTAAAAAGGTCGATACATTGCAAAGATTTTGGCATGTGAAGTGCTGAGGTCGAACATCACAGTAGGTACAGATTATACTGCTTGtaatacatgaacacacacgcTTCTTAAAACATCCATCTGAAGCCACTCTGCATCAGTCTTTAACTGCAACATCGGCTCAGTCCGTCTTAAACACAGATTACATTGTACAGTTTAAAGTACTCTGACATGTCGACTTAGTGCTGGAGTTAAAAACACACCTCAGTGAAAAGTAGACCAGTGAGACACTTGTATGAAAGAGCATCCAGAAGAAGTGCGAGCTgtacaaaagaggaaaaaagtgaaaagagcTTAATACAGCGTGTATTGTCTAAAAGTTTAAAAAGCGTAATATAGTGGGTATATTCATatattcctctttttctttaatatatatatattttacgtCATCTCTTCCCGCACAGTCCCGCTGTATATAATTTTGgctttttaaatttctttattGTTCAAGCAGCATTGTGCAAACACTTTAAAACTCTCTATCTTCATCGACCTTTCTCCTGCAACAACCTTTAAAATTCAATTCCTGCTTTATCTCAGTTATGTTGAAGCAGATGTCACAGGGTTACAGAGAAAGGCATGGCTTTGTCAAATTGGCATTTATTTACTAAGATCCATCCATCTGCCCAACCACGAatctttctccttcttttattttttcccttgCAGGACTTCGGTCCTCCGCTCCAGCAGAGGGAGCCCTCTCTCCTTCCCGCCCAGTGCTCCCACTCTCAGAGCCTCTGATTGACCAGCGGCGGGAGAAAATATGCTGGAGGACAAACAAGGAGCTGGATCCTCTCCTCCGTTCACAAAGGATGATAAAACATCTGAAGACACGGGAGGAAGATTACGGGATGtcttccccctcttcttctcctccacctccttcaggCTCAGGCTCGTCAGCGTGGGAGTGCGTCTCTGTttctgaaggtgtgtgtgcgtatcgTAGGCGGCTCCAGCGGGCCTTGTTCTTGTGCAGGTGGCCCATCATGGTCTGGCTGAGCGGGCTGGGCTCGGTGAAGCGGTGCCACTCCTCAAACAGAGGCTCCACGATGTAGGAGATGAATCCTGCgagaaacacaacaaaggaTCAGTTGAGGAACTTCGCTTCATGACTCGAGACAAGACTGTTTACATTGACAGGTGTATACGTATGTGTGCACTCACCTATCTGAATGGCTGGGACAGAGTCAGCCTGCTGGTTACACAGAGGACTAATCTCCAAGTCAAACTTTCTCTCCAGGTCACCTGTTGGGTTCAAAGCCAACATTTAGAAGGCAGAATCTAAATGAGTGAAACTTAAGACATCAATCAATTAAAAGGATAATTGTAAAAATCCACACAGAAGCCGACTAGTTCGACAAAAACAGCCCTACATCGATttcttgatttattttgaattgcgCTGCATGTATCCCTTCTGTAAAACAAAGTACTTTTCCTTGTTAAGTGATATGAGAGGACACGTTACTCACCCTGCCTGTAGAATTCCTCACACACCCTCTCACTCCACTGTCGGCTCAGCTCCCAAACCCGACACGGATTACAGACGTCTGCACACTTCAGAGCAATCTGACGGCACAGACGAGATTCACACATAAAGTCTACGTAGCAACCATATTTGTGGAAAATACATGGTGTTAGGTCGGTGCGCAGTGTACCTGCAGTATAAAGTGCCTGTGTGAAGCCAGCTGGAGGTCCAAGTCCTGGTTGTCCAGATGTTCTCTGAAGGTCAACAGGAACTCATTCTGCCTGCTGATGTCTGTAGCCAGGATGAGAGAGCCCAGCTGCTGTTCCATGTCCTGCCTGTAGAGGAGAGGGGGCGCTACTGAGCAAAACCAACAGAATCCACCAATGCATGCACATTTTGTTTACTCTACCTGACCACAGCAGCAGGCAACATTTGTGGGATTACTAACGTAGATTTATTATTTAGCTCAAAAGATTTACAGTGTCTGTGAATTGTAAAAACCAGTACACCtcttaaaatatgaaaattaagtaaaaaaaaggtcatttaaacaaaataatctaaaaTATTGATACAAGTCTTATAAATCCAATGTCAGACAACTCTGGtgtatgtacgtgtgtgttctTACGAAATGTCTGCAGGCAGGTGGGACAGCAGTCCTGACTCTCGCAGCATGCCCACAGTGGATCTCCAGTGGTGACTCTCCAGCACAGACGTGTTCTGTACAGGAAGGGGTCACATCCAAAATGAGTTTCACACAGATTTAGAGACAGGCTGGACACTAATTAAACACAGATCAaccccacacacagacacatgtcacGGCTGCATGTACCTGGTAGAGGGATGCCAGGTGGTGTCTGGTCTTGATGAGGAAGGGCTGATTGACCCCAGGATGGTCCACATCGTGGGCGGCCGCTGCCATCAGACCCAGGAACACGTCCAGAGGACTCAGCTGCTCTGCCAGCTGCAGAGAGTGAAGGACACGTGCAGTCATTTCAAGTGAACTTGACATTCAGGAAAAACACCATGAAGAGCTGAATTCATAATGATTCTCCTGACAGGTGTGAGTTTCTTTGCAACAGTTAATTGATGATGACTGATAAAAGTTCCATTTGTAATTGAAGTACAGCAAAGGACCTATTTGAATAATTACATTTACCTCTAAAAATGTACAATTTTAGCTCAAACTGCCTCCATTTTTAACTGCATGCTCAAATTATGAATTTTTATTCACAACGAcctatgtgtgtgtctcagggTGAAGATAAATGCTTATTGCTCAGTAAAGGACAAAATGCCATATTGATCGGAGAATCTACAGGCTTGTGAGCGCGTGCTCGTCGTCAAGAACACACTGGCACGTGTGCTCCATTAAATCTAATTTATTCCAAGTGCTTTTAACAAAATAGGTGCATCACAAAGTGCTTTAGAGAGCAACAGAGGACACAAAAGCAATTACTGTATAAAGGGAAAAGATGCGAAGACAACTGATCTGGTCAAAGGGCTCGTGGGCTGTGGAGGGACGTGTTGTCGTGTCGAAGTGAGAGGGAATTATCTTTCAGCAAGAGACACTAATAGGATCTGTCAAGGAGAAGCTCAGGGCTACTGAAGCCTTGTAGGTGGTGTGAGACAGAAGGAAacggagagtgtgtgtgtgtgtgtgaatacagtATTATTCATTACCTTGGGCTCCTTCAGGTAGCAGTACATGGCTTGAGTGACATCCGCAGCGTGAACAGCATTGTGATAGGGATTCTGGGAGTGGTAGTCCTCTTGCACCATGCCTGGCAAGACGGGACATAAAGATAAACCCATTAAACAATTTTAGCTGATTATCAGAGCAGACTGTTGTATGCAAGATCGATGTTGTCACTCAGCAGGGAATGTTTGAAagcacattttatatttttcttaacATGTCTTTGAATTGCGGATGTTGAGCAACAGCTGCAGTGACCCAGTATATAAAATGAAGCCTTAACAATTTAGATTACAGAAATGCATCTATTGAACCACAGAAATTCGATCCATCAAATTCATGAAACAACCTTAATGAAGCCTTTCTTTACTTGACAGACCGGTCACGTGACCCCTTTGGGCAGGTTTCTTTGTTGTGTCATGAGGAAGTGCTGGCGCTTGAATCATCACATGGTTGTGCACTCATTCATGTTAATGGGAGCATTATTATTGTGTGCAGACTCACATGTACTTTTGTCCGCACATAGTAATCACTGTGTTTGGATGCGTGTGCTTCTGTAAAACCTTTTGCACTTAGTCTCCATAACAACACGCAGCTCATTGTTGCTCTGCTGTGTCTGATATCACGGTTTAGCATAGTTTGGATACTGGATTAATATTCACTTACAGCAAAGcccctttgtttttgttattgcaAACATAAACACGGTGTCTCTTTTGTGATGACTGATTGGCAGACAAAGGAACAGTTGACGTCAGTCTGGGCTTTCCTGAAAAGTTAAACCCTTCTCAGCTTTCGAGAGCACGCTGGCCCGCCAAAAAGGCCGCTGGGTGCACTTTTTACAGAACAAATGCTTTCTATGGGGCTGATGATCAGGTTGACACTTTGCATGGCAGCTGCTGCTACCGGTGcatgaatatgtgtgtgaatgggtcaATGTGGCGTGTGTCGTAAAGTGCTTCTTAACAACTATTTTTCCCTGATGTTTAAACAGACATCTAACCGTAGAAGAGTTGACGAGTCCAAAGGTAAGAAAATTGTCAAAACTAAGAACAATTTAAAAGGTGCTGCTATATTGAATGACACTTCCGAGCAGCTTACCGAGAAACCTGTGCAGTTTGACCATGTCCAGCTGGAAGTGGTGAATGAGACCGTAGACATTGAAGAGATGGCACATCAAAGTCACCAGGCTGTTACCTACAGCACACAAGTTCATATTTGAGAATCTAATTTTGCAGTACTTTGAACTTTTAACAATCATTAAACTTACatttgaacaaaaataaaataacattgaCATGTtatgataaaatgtatttaaatcaaTGAAGTATGTAACAATTTTCAGTCGTACAAAAAGCCGTCTTACCATTAGTAAGACGATCGAAGAGGAAAATGTCAAAGTTCCAGGTGCCTACTTTTGATAACATGTGCTGTAACAAAAGAAACTGTGTTCAGAACAGATGTGTGATTCACAGCTGATACACACAGTGAGTTTGTTGACTTGTCTTACCGCAGCTTGTCCCAAGTAGTCATCGTCCAGTAGGTGCAGTGACCCCGGGGTGTGGGGCACCAACCCCCTGAGCAGCCTGGAGGCGTGGCAGTATCTCTGAAAACTCAGCAGACGCTTCACCTTTCTCCTTGTGCCAGACTCTACCTCCCCCTGCTGGGCACTGGCTGAAATGACAAGTCAAATGATTTACTTCCCCCGACCATGAGGAGTTCATGACAAATGTTATGTGACAATGTAGTCCAATACTTTCTGGATCGTATGTGTCTCTGTCCATAAACTGAGGAGCAAATTAATGCAAGTTCATTCTTCATCAGGTACGCACACATATGTGTGTCTCACTTTTGGAAACAAACTAAATTTAATTGAATTAGTGATGAACAGGGCAAAAAGCAGGGTATtgccagaaaatgtattttcatttgtttgttagtttttagGTCAGGAGACCTTTTTCAAAGCAGATGTGTATTTCAGTGGTTGGTGCCTAAATAACTATTGTTTAAAGGGTTTATATTTGATACTCGTCTTAGTACCTTCAATTCTGAACTGGTACACAACCCCAATGTCTTTTTTTAGAACTTTACTCTCtttgtaataataaaaatgtcatttcagtTGTAAAATTATGTCATCAAATACAACCAGCATTGATTCAAACCCTAGTCAGGAGAGACTTACTTTTGAGGATTCGCAGGTCAATCAGCGGGTAGGAGCCTCGTCTCTCAACCAGCAACACACCAGCATGACCAGTGTTCAGTCTGCCATCAGctgcaaacagacagaaagtaaGAGGTCAAGGTGAGGAAGATTGATGGAGAAACATAAATATTTGGTGTTATCACTGAGGTTCTGTTGTGGTCATTTTTGGCTCCATTTTTGAATCCATGCATCAAACTTTccaggaggcagcagagagagagagagggcgggTGTTTAGGCAACAGAGTAAGGAAAGCATGTAGGAGCATCATGGCTGAACGATAAGTGGAGCAGTCAGAGGGGTGATGAGAGGACAACGGAGCAAAGTGTTCCACATGTCCCAGCAGTTATGTTCGAGACGATCAGCCTCATAAAGTCCGATTTAGAGTCGTTCTGAAATCAGCCTCTGTGAAACAAGAGGATCTTTGACATTGCTGAATCACTAGGACACCGTGCATCTGGTCCCAGTTTGCCGAAGCAGAATGGATTTCATGCCACGGTGCAGCTGTTGTGATGCTCGTCTGAACACTTTGTATTCATCACAGTGAGGCTGCCCTGACCGCGTACGTTCTGTTCAGACAATAattactgttgttttcagtgtcgTTTCACACTGATGCAGATTGCCTTGGGTGATCTCAAGGAAATGCAAAGAATCAACATGTTTATTGTGCATTTCTCAAACATACATAAAGAATAAAACCATTTAGTCAATGTGGATTTAAAATCTggcagaaacagagaaaatatatttaaaaataattaaatcgTAGTGGTTAAATCAAGTATTTATGAAGTAATTTTGAGGACACAATCTACATTGTGTATCCGCCAGCCTGATGGACTGATGTACACCAATTAAACAACTAAGTGTGTTTTATTCATATGTTTGATGGGCCCATGTGCTTCTGTATACACATTTTGTCCTGAATAGATTAGGACTGAAACCAATTCCCATTATCAATTATTCAGATGGATTTAGTCtagaaaatgacaaaagaaaacgGTGAAAAGTCTTCAGACTGCGTCTTTTGCTCAACAACAGTTCAAAACCAATAGATTATTCACTTACTATCAGAAATGACAAAGGaaggcagcaaatcctcacatttaagaaccTGGaggcagcagatgttttatattttgcttCATCGCTTTCACACAGATCACTTTTTCTATGAGGCTTCAGGATTATTTGGGAGAAGTGTAAGACGTACTATTCCCTAAAACACCCCTCTATTGCTTAAAGAGACAAAATTTAGTTTGAAGATAATACCATAtttatgaggtaataacacaaactctgaaatattttttttttatacgtaagtgaataaacaagctgctgtcagaggaaaataaggtccccagaacactgaagAACGAAAGGTGGCAGagtccgccacatacaaacaaagtgaagcagtatgaaactgtgtcgtccttttAGGTcaggttgtttattcagtcatgaaaacggagagagtttgtttatttagtttgtttaggcaaaaaaaaaaaaaagaaatctctttctctgattaaaatgtactCCCCAacactacatagtgcacctttaaatgttattttcacgTATATCATTATCTTTACATTGTTTTCAGTactttttacttatttatatatattgtacACCCCCTCTCTTCTATTATCTATAATGTATAAACATCCCATGTTCCATGTTTGTGCTCTAGAATTACAACATGACAAGCAAGAAGTATGGATCCCTCTGTAGTGGTACGTATGAAAAAGACGACTGTCTATGCTGTTGCTATCGAATGATTCTAAATATTAAGACATCGAACACTCTTGTTTATGTCTGCAGAGTCCTTGAAGCACTCTTTTCCGTTTTAATCCTTACCTTATGAGCACCTACTCGACAAAGAAGGGGAAAACAGCAGCACAATGGATCCTTGGATACTGAATACTGCCTCTGTTTAAAATGCGCAATTCGCACACACCCCGAGGCCCGAGACAACAAGACACAACAGAGCTAGGCCCTAAGTCACggctcacatgcacacacatgcaacttgcacttgaataaactaaaaaaaactgtggGAATGCTGAATAATTTACAGATCAGATGTGAGGGTAACTGGAGCGTATCGTGTCCCAGAGGTTGCAAAATCCACATCACCTCTCTGACTCCGCGAAACAGCTCAACTACCTGTTAATGGGGTCGGAGTCGCTGTGGTGACTccctcggggggggggggggggatgtcgCCAGATCTTGCCTTGCACGTATGGGCTGCCGACATGACAGGCAAGAGTTTACAGGCAGGTGTTCACaggcaggtgtttttttttcctcctccaatGTGTGCTCGTGCTGTGTAGGCTAAGCAGCTACACATAAAACATAAGGT
It contains:
- the LOC115574396 gene encoding cAMP-specific 3',5'-cyclic phosphodiesterase 7B isoform X1; amino-acid sequence: MPVLDGLWGPDLRMRDSGLGVGVEVGVCPDEAPRSPVWGPLRMPPVTCGGGLSLALELPALIRQLRAAWRARRGGPLGPERSQASTWVEAEKEDIDVVKHDLEDRSAHLEADGRLNTGHAGVLLVERRGSYPLIDLRILKTSAQQGEVESGTRRKVKRLLSFQRYCHASRLLRGLVPHTPGSLHLLDDDYLGQAAHMLSKVGTWNFDIFLFDRLTNGNSLVTLMCHLFNVYGLIHHFQLDMVKLHRFLGMVQEDYHSQNPYHNAVHAADVTQAMYCYLKEPKLAEQLSPLDVFLGLMAAAAHDVDHPGVNQPFLIKTRHHLASLYQNTSVLESHHWRSTVGMLRESGLLSHLPADISQDMEQQLGSLILATDISRQNEFLLTFREHLDNQDLDLQLASHRHFILQIALKCADVCNPCRVWELSRQWSERVCEEFYRQGDLERKFDLEISPLCNQQADSVPAIQIGFISYIVEPLFEEWHRFTEPSPLSQTMMGHLHKNKARWSRLRYAHTPSETETHSHADEPEPEGGGGEEEGEDIP
- the LOC115574396 gene encoding cAMP-specific 3',5'-cyclic phosphodiesterase 7B isoform X2 translates to MSCLMVERCGAVAFKRSEQNAIQVRMLADGRLNTGHAGVLLVERRGSYPLIDLRILKTSAQQGEVESGTRRKVKRLLSFQRYCHASRLLRGLVPHTPGSLHLLDDDYLGQAAHMLSKVGTWNFDIFLFDRLTNGNSLVTLMCHLFNVYGLIHHFQLDMVKLHRFLGMVQEDYHSQNPYHNAVHAADVTQAMYCYLKEPKLAEQLSPLDVFLGLMAAAAHDVDHPGVNQPFLIKTRHHLASLYQNTSVLESHHWRSTVGMLRESGLLSHLPADISQDMEQQLGSLILATDISRQNEFLLTFREHLDNQDLDLQLASHRHFILQIALKCADVCNPCRVWELSRQWSERVCEEFYRQGDLERKFDLEISPLCNQQADSVPAIQIGFISYIVEPLFEEWHRFTEPSPLSQTMMGHLHKNKARWSRLRYAHTPSETETHSHADEPEPEGGGGEEEGEDIP